A window from Saccharomyces cerevisiae S288C chromosome XIII, complete sequence encodes these proteins:
- a CDS encoding gag-pol fusion protein (Retrotransposon TYA Gag and TYB Pol genes; transcribed/translated as one unit; polyprotein is processed to make a nucleocapsid-like protein (Gag), reverse transcriptase (RT), protease (PR), and integrase (IN); similar to retroviral genes), whose protein sequence is MESQQLSQHSPISHGSACASVTSKEVQTTQDPLDISASKTEECEKVSTQANSQQPTTPLSSAVPENHHHASPQAAQVPLPQNGPYPQQRMMNTQQANISGWPVYGHPSLMPYPPYQMSPMYAPPGAQSQFTQYPQYVGTHLNTPSPESGNSFPDSSSAKSNMTSTNQHVRPPPILTSPNDFLNWVKIYIKFLQNSNLGDIIPTATRKAVRQMTDDELTFLCHTFQLFAPSQFLPPWVKDILSVDYTDIMKILSKSINKMQSDTQEVNDITTLATLHYNGSTPADAFEAEVTNILDRLNNNGIPINNKVACQFIMRGLSGEYKFLRYARHRCIHMTVADLFSDIHSMYEEQQESKRNKSTHRRSPSDEKKDSRTYTNTTKPKSITRNSQKPNNSQSRTARAHNVSTFNNSPGPDNDLIRGSTTEPIQLKNTHDLHLGQELTESTVNHTNHSDDKLPGHLLLDSGASRTLIRSAHHIHSASSNPDINVVDAQKRNIPINAIGDLQFHFQDNTKTSIKVLHTPNIAYDLLSLNELAAVDITACFTKNVLERSDGTVLAPIVKYGDFYWVSKKYLLPSNISVPTINNVHTSESTRKYPYPFIHRMLAHANAQTIRYSLKNNTITYFNESDVDWSSAIDYQCPDCLIGKSTKHRHIKGSRLKYQNSYEPFQYLHTDIFGPVHNLPKSAPSYFISFTDETTKFRWVYPLHDRREDSILDVFTTILAFIKNQFQASVLVIQMDRGSEYTNRTLHKFLEKNGITPCYTTTADSRAHGVAERLNRTLLDDCRTQLQCSGLPNHLWFSAIEFSTIVRNSLASPKSKKSARQHAGLAGLDISTLLPFGQPVIVNDHNPNSKIHPRGIPGYALHPSRNSYGYIIYLPSLKKTVDTTNYVILQGKESRLDQFNYDALTFDEDLNRLTASYHSFIASNEIQQSNDLNIESDHDFQSDIELHPEQLRNVLSKAVSPTDSTPPSTHTEDSKRVSKTNIRAPREVDPNISESNILPSKKRSSTPQISDIESTGSGGMHRLDVPLLAPMSQSNTHESSHASKSKDFRHSDSYSDNETNHTNVPISSTGGTNNKTVPQTSEQETEKRIIHRSPSIDTSSSESNSLHHVVPIKTSDTCPKENTEESIIADLPLPDLPPEPPTELSDSFKELPPINSRQTNSSLGGIGDSNAYTTINSKKRSLEDNETEIKVSRDTWNTKNMRSLEPPRSKKRIHLIAAVKAVKSIKPIRTTLRYDEAITYNKDIKEKEKYIEAYHKEVNQLLKMKTWDTDKYYDRKEIDPKRVINSMFIFNRKRDGTHKARFVARGDIQHPDTYDSGMQSNTVHHYALMTSLSLALDNNYYITQLDISSAYLYADIKEELYIRPPPHLGMNDKLIRLKKSLYGLKQSGANWYETIKSYLIKQCGMEEVRGWSCVFENSQVTICLFVDDMVLFSKNLNSNKRIIDKLKMQYDTKIINLGESDEEIQYDILGLEIKYQRGKYMKLGMENSLTEKIPKLNVPLNPKGRKLSAPGQPGLYIDQQELELEEDDYKMKVHEMQKLIGLASYVGYKFRFDLLYYINTLAQHILFPSKQVLDMTYELIQFIWNTRDKQLIWHKSKPVKPTNKLVVISDASYGNQPYYKSQIGNIYLLNGKVIGGKSTKASLTCTSTTEAEIHAISESVPLLNNLSYLIQELDKKPITKGLLTDSKSTISIIISNNEEKFRNRFFGTKAMRLRDEVSGNHLHVCYIETKKNIADVMTKPLPIKTFKLLTNKWIH, encoded by the exons atggaatcccaacaattatctcaacattccCCCATTTCTCATGGTAGCGCCTGtgcttcggttacttctaaAGAAGTCCAAACAACtcaagatccgttagacatttcagcttccaaaacagaagaatgTGAGAAGGTTTCCACTCAGGCTAATTCTCAACAGCCAACAACACCTCTCTCATCTgctgttccagagaaccatCATCATGCCTCTCCTCAAGCTGCTCAAGTACCATTGCCACAAAATGGGCCGTACCCACAGCAGCGCATGATGAATACCCAACAAGCCAATATTTCTGGCTGGCCAGTATACGGGCACCCATCCTTGATGCCGTATCcaccttatcaaatgtcaCCTATGTACGCTCCACCTGGGGCACAATCACAGTTTACACAATATCCACAATATGTTGGAACACATTTGAACACCCCGTCACCTGAGTCAGGTAATTCATTTCCTGATTCATCCTCAGCAAAGTCTAATATGACATCCACTAATCAACATGTCAGACCACCGCCAATCTTAACCTCACCTAATGACTTTCTCAATTGGGTTAAAATATAcattaaatttttacaaaattcGAATCTCGGTGATATTATTCCGACAGCAACAAGAAAAGCCGTACGTCAGATGACTGATGACGAACTCACCTTCTTATGTCACACCTTTCAACTATTTGCTCCATCTCAATTCTTACCCCCCTGGGTTAAAGACATCTTATCTGTTGATTATACagatatcatgaaaattctttccaaaagcaTTAACAAAATGCAGTCTGATACTCAAGAGGTAAATGACATTACGACCCTAGCAACTTTGCATTATAATGGAAGTACACCTgcagatgcatttgaaGCAGAAGTCACAAACATTCTTGACAGACTAAACAACAATGGTATTCctatcaataacaaggtAGCATGCCAATTCATTATGAGAGGTCTATCTGGCGAGtacaaatttttacgctaCGCACGTCATCGATGTATACATATGACAGTTGCTGATCTGTTTTCAGACATACATTCTATgtatgaagaacaacaggAATCAAAACGTAATAAATCTACTCATAGGAGAAGTCCgagtgatgagaagaaagacTCTCGCACCTATACGAATACAACCAAACCCAAATCCATAACTCGGAATTCCCAAAAACCAAATAATTCGCAATCAAGAACAGCCAGGGCTCATAACGTATCCACATTTAATAACTCTCCCGGCCCTGATAACGATCTCATAAGAGGATCGACTACTGAaccgattcaattgaagaatACACACGACCTTCACCTT GGCCAGGAACTTACTGAATCTACGGTAAATCACACTaatcattctgatgatAAACTCCCTGGACACCTCCTTCTTGATTCAGGAGCATCACGAACCCTTATAAGATCTGCTCATCACATAcactcagcatcatctaatcctgacataaacgtagttgatgctcaaaaaagaaatataccaattaacgctattggtgacctacaatttcacttccaggacaacaccaaaacatcaataaaggtattgcacactcctaacatagcctatgacttactcagtttgaatgaattggctgcagtagatatcacagcatgctttaccaaaaacgtcTTAGAACGATCTGACGGCACTGTACTTGCACCTATCGTAAAatatggagacttttactgggtatctaaaaagtacttgcttccatcaaatatctccgtacccaccatcaataatgtccatacaagtgaaagtacacgcaaatatccttatcctttcattcatcgaatgcttgcacatgccaatgcacagacaattcgatactcacttaaaaataacaccatcacgtattttaacgaatcagatgtcgactggtctagtgctattgactatcaatgtcctgattgtttaatcggcaaaagcaccaaacacagacatatcaaaggttcacgactaaaataccaaaattcatacgaaccctttcaatacctacatactgacatatttggtccagttcacaacctaccaaaaagtgcaccatcctatttcatctcatttactgatgagacaacaaaattccgtTGGGTTTATCCATTACACGACCGTCGCGAGGACTCTATCCtcgatgtttttactacgatactagcttttattaaaaaccaGTTTCAGGCCAGTGTCTTAGTTATACAAATGGACCGTGGTTCTGAGTATACTAACAGAACTctccataaattccttgaaaaaaatggtataactccatgctatacaaccacaGCGGATTCCCGAGCACATGGAGTCGCTGAACGGCTAAACCGTACCTTATTAGATGACTGCCGTACTCAACTGCAATGTAGTGGTTTACCGAACCATTTATGGTTCTCTgcaatcgaattttctactattgtgagaaattcactagcttcacctaaaagcaaaaaatctgcaagacaacatgctggcttggcaggacttgatatcagtactttgttacctttcggtcaacctgttatcgtcaatgatcacaaccctaactccaaaatacatcctcgtggcaTCCCAGGCTACGCTCTACATCCGTCtcgaaactcttatggatatatcatctatcttccgtccttaaagaagacagtagatacaactaactatgttattcttcagggcaaggaatccagattagatcaattcaattacgacgcactcactttcgatgaagacttAAACCGTTTAACTGCTTCATATCATTCGTTCATTGCGTCAAATGAGATCCAACAATCCAATGATCTTAACATAGAATCTGACCATGACTTCCAATCTGACATTGAACTACATCCTGAGCAACTGAGAAAtgtcctttcaaaagctgtgagTCCAACCGATTCCACACCTCCGTCAACTCATACTGAAGATTCGAAACGTGTTTCCaaaaccaatattcgcgcacccagagaagttgaccccaacatatctgaatctaatattcttccatctaAGAAGAGATCTAGCACCCCCCAAATTTCCGATATCGAGAGTACCGGTTCGGGTGGTATGCATAGATTAGATGTTCCTTTACTTGCTCCCATGTCCCAATCTAACACACATGAGTCGTCGCACGccagtaaatctaaagatttcagacacTCAGACTCGTACAGTGACAATGAGACTAATCATACAAACGTACCAATATCCAGTACGGGTGGtaccaataataaaacTGTTCCGCAGACAAGCGAACAGGAGACTGAGAAAAGGATCATACACCGTTCACCTTCGATCGATACTTCCTCATCAGAAAGTAATTCACTACACCACGTCGTTCCTATCAAAACGTCAGATACCTGTCCTAAGGAGAATACAGAGGAATCTATAATTGCTGATCTTCCACTTCCCGATCTGCCTCCAGAACCTCCTACCGAATTATCAGACTCCTTTAAAGAACTTCCACCGATCAATTCTCGTCaaactaattccagtttgggtggtattggtgactctaatgcctatactactatcaacagtaagaaaagatcattagaagataatgaaactgaaattaaggtatcacgagacacatggaatactaagaatatgcgtagtttagaacctccgagatcgaagaaacgaatCCACCTGATTGCAGCTgtaaaagcagtaaaatcaatcaaaccaatacgAACAACCTTACGATACGATGAGGCAATCacctataataaagatattaaagaaaaagaaaaatatatcgaggcataccacaaagaagtcaatcaactgttgaagatgaaaacttgggACACTgacaaatattatgacagaaaagaaatagaccctaaaagagtaataaattcaatgtttatcttcaacaggAAACGTGACGGTACTCAtaaagctagatttgttgcaagaggtgaTATTCAGCATCCTGACACTTACGACTCAGGCatgcaatccaataccgtacatcactatgcattaatgacatccctgtcacttgcattagacaataactactatattacacaattagacatatcttcggcatatttgtatgcagacatcaaagaagaattatacataagacctccaccacatttaggaatgaatgataagttgatacgtttgaagaaatcactttatggattgaaacaaagtggagCGAACTGGTacgaaactatcaaatcatacctgataaaacagtgtggtatggaagaagttcgtggatggtcatgcgtattTGAAAACAGTCAAGTGACAATTTGTTTATTCGTAGATGATATGGTACTGTTTAGcaaaaatctaaattcaaacaaaagaattatAGACAAGCTTAAGATGCAATACGACACCAAGATTATAAATCTAGGCGAAAGTGATGAGGAAATTCAATATGACATTCTTGGCTTGGAAATCAAATACcaaagaggtaaatacatgaaattgggtatggaaaactcattaactgaaaaaatacccaaactaaacgtacctttgaacccaaaaggaaggaaaCTTAGCGCTCCAGGTCAACCAGGTCTATATATAGACCAGCAAGAACTAGAgctagaagaagatgattacaaaatgaaggtacatgaaatgcaaaagctGATAGGTCTAGCatcatatgttggatataaatttagatttgacctattatactacatcaacacacttgcacaacatatactatttcCGTCCAAGCAAGTGTTAGATATGACATATGAATTGATACAGTTCATATGGAATACGAGAGATAAGCAATtaatatggcacaaaaGCAAACCTGTTAAGCCAACAAATAAATTAGTTGTTATAAGCGATGCATCGTATGGTAACCAACCGTATTATAAATCACAAATTGGcaacatatatttacttaatggaaaagtaattggaggaaagtccACCAAGGCTTCATTAACATGTACTTCAACTAcggaagcagaaatacacgcAATAAGTGAATCTGtcccattattaaataatctAAGTTACCTGATACAAGAACTCgacaagaaaccaattacCAAAGGATTACTAACCGACAGTAAATCTACAAtcagtataattatatccaataatgaagagaaatttagaaacagattttttggtactaAAGCAATGAGACT
- a CDS encoding gag protein (Retrotransposon TYA Gag gene co-transcribed with TYB Pol; translated as TYA or TYA-TYB polyprotein; Gag is a nucleocapsid protein that is the structural constituent of virus-like particles (VLPs); similar to retroviral Gag) translates to MESQQLSQHSPISHGSACASVTSKEVQTTQDPLDISASKTEECEKVSTQANSQQPTTPLSSAVPENHHHASPQAAQVPLPQNGPYPQQRMMNTQQANISGWPVYGHPSLMPYPPYQMSPMYAPPGAQSQFTQYPQYVGTHLNTPSPESGNSFPDSSSAKSNMTSTNQHVRPPPILTSPNDFLNWVKIYIKFLQNSNLGDIIPTATRKAVRQMTDDELTFLCHTFQLFAPSQFLPPWVKDILSVDYTDIMKILSKSINKMQSDTQEVNDITTLATLHYNGSTPADAFEAEVTNILDRLNNNGIPINNKVACQFIMRGLSGEYKFLRYARHRCIHMTVADLFSDIHSMYEEQQESKRNKSTHRRSPSDEKKDSRTYTNTTKPKSITRNSQKPNNSQSRTARAHNVSTFNNSPGPDNDLIRGSTTEPIQLKNTHDLHLRPGTY, encoded by the coding sequence atggaatcccaacaattatctcaacattccCCCATTTCTCATGGTAGCGCCTGtgcttcggttacttctaaAGAAGTCCAAACAACtcaagatccgttagacatttcagcttccaaaacagaagaatgTGAGAAGGTTTCCACTCAGGCTAATTCTCAACAGCCAACAACACCTCTCTCATCTgctgttccagagaaccatCATCATGCCTCTCCTCAAGCTGCTCAAGTACCATTGCCACAAAATGGGCCGTACCCACAGCAGCGCATGATGAATACCCAACAAGCCAATATTTCTGGCTGGCCAGTATACGGGCACCCATCCTTGATGCCGTATCcaccttatcaaatgtcaCCTATGTACGCTCCACCTGGGGCACAATCACAGTTTACACAATATCCACAATATGTTGGAACACATTTGAACACCCCGTCACCTGAGTCAGGTAATTCATTTCCTGATTCATCCTCAGCAAAGTCTAATATGACATCCACTAATCAACATGTCAGACCACCGCCAATCTTAACCTCACCTAATGACTTTCTCAATTGGGTTAAAATATAcattaaatttttacaaaattcGAATCTCGGTGATATTATTCCGACAGCAACAAGAAAAGCCGTACGTCAGATGACTGATGACGAACTCACCTTCTTATGTCACACCTTTCAACTATTTGCTCCATCTCAATTCTTACCCCCCTGGGTTAAAGACATCTTATCTGTTGATTATACagatatcatgaaaattctttccaaaagcaTTAACAAAATGCAGTCTGATACTCAAGAGGTAAATGACATTACGACCCTAGCAACTTTGCATTATAATGGAAGTACACCTgcagatgcatttgaaGCAGAAGTCACAAACATTCTTGACAGACTAAACAACAATGGTATTCctatcaataacaaggtAGCATGCCAATTCATTATGAGAGGTCTATCTGGCGAGtacaaatttttacgctaCGCACGTCATCGATGTATACATATGACAGTTGCTGATCTGTTTTCAGACATACATTCTATgtatgaagaacaacaggAATCAAAACGTAATAAATCTACTCATAGGAGAAGTCCgagtgatgagaagaaagacTCTCGCACCTATACGAATACAACCAAACCCAAATCCATAACTCGGAATTCCCAAAAACCAAATAATTCGCAATCAAGAACAGCCAGGGCTCATAACGTATCCACATTTAATAACTCTCCCGGCCCTGATAACGATCTCATAAGAGGATCGACTACTGAaccgattcaattgaagaatACACACGACCTTCACCTTAGGCCAGGAACTTACTGA